The Felis catus isolate Fca126 chromosome X, F.catus_Fca126_mat1.0, whole genome shotgun sequence genome includes a region encoding these proteins:
- the DLG3 gene encoding disks large homolog 3 isoform X7 encodes MMNSSMSSGSGSLRTSEKRSLYVRALFDYDRTRDSCLPSQGLSFSYGDILHVINASDDEWWQARLVTPHGESEQIGVIPSKKRVEKKERARLKTVKFHARTGMIESNRSIKTKRKKSFRLSRKFPFYKSKENMAQESSIQEQGVTSNTSDSESSSKGQEDAILSYEPVTRQEIHYARPVIILGPMKDRVNDDLISEFPHKFGSCVPHTTRPRRDNEVDGQDYHFVVSREQMEKDIQDNKFIEAGQFNDNLYGTSIQSVRAVAERGKHCILDVSGNAIKRLQQAQLYPIAIFIKPKSIEALMEMNRRQTYEQANKIYDKAMKLEQEFGEYFTAIVQGDSLEEIYNKIKQIIEDQSGHYIWVPSPEKL; translated from the exons GGCCCTATTTGATTACGATCGAACTCGGGACAGCTGCCTGCCAAGCCAGGGGCTCAGCTTCTCCTATGGTGACATTCTGCATGTCATCAATGcctctgatgatgagtggtggCAGGCGAGACTGGTGACCCCACATGGAGAAAGCGAGCAAATCGGTGTGATCCCCAGTAAGAAGAG ggtggaaaagaaagaaagagctcgATTGAAAACTGTGAAGTTCCATGCCAGGACAGGGATGATTGAGTCTAACAGG TCGATCAAAACGAAACGTAAAAAGAGTTTCCGCCTCTCTCGAAAGTTTCCATTTTACAAGAGCAAAGAAAACATGGCCCAGGAGAGCAGCATACAGGAAC AGGGAGTGACATCCAACACCAGTGACAGCGAAAGCAGTTCCA AAGGACAAGAGGATGCAATTTTGTCATATGAGCCAGTGACGCGGCAAGAAA ttCACTATGCAAGGCCTGTGATCATCCTGGGCCCAATGAAGGACAGAGTGAACGATGACCTGATCTCGGAGTTCCCGCATAAATTTGGATCCTGTGTGCCAC atACTACTCGGCCTCGGCGTGATAATGAGGTGGATGGACAAGACTACCACTTTGTGGTCTCCCGAGAACAAATGGAGAAGGATATTCAGGACAACAAGTTCATCGAAGCAGGCCAATTCAATGATAATCTCTATGGGACCAGCATCCAGTCGGTGCGGGCAGTTGCAGAGAGG GGCAAGCACTGCATCTTAGATGTTTCCGGCAATGCAATCAAGAGGCTGCAGCAAGCACAACTTTATCCCATTGCCATTTTCATCAAGCCCAAGTCCATCGAAGCACTTAT GGAAATGAACCGACGGCAGACATACGAACAAGCAAATAAGATCTATGACAAAGCCATGAAACTGGAGCAGGAGTTTGGAGAATACTTCACAG CCATTGTACAGGGTGACTCACTGGAAGAGATTTATAACAAAATCAAACAGATCATTGAGGACCAGTCTGGGCACTACATTTGGGTCCCATCCCCTGAAAAACTCTGA